One window of the Cryptomeria japonica chromosome 7, Sugi_1.0, whole genome shotgun sequence genome contains the following:
- the LOC131045035 gene encoding uncharacterized protein LOC131045035, which translates to MASVVEPVAQTSTAGCLAKSRDVFSLSYSGKKKEVTDAPSSAPKTNTAFYSFKRPVENFSTPNIDGAVDSSTALNIDGHVDRAKSLSGSINSESTNGSEAIQDNGPSTPMRYLAKPKHVETPDSAISLPALSLATVSCYVDKEMVKQANAEFNKVDSPFGCLGKFDKEPQSIIKSGSSNVQGVLGNTSEISKLTGSEIQQTNLNIHMPGLTQSHIPQSCNSVNSAFSQQSSTIIPGKVNPIKSSVSNTNSKQQIMFNNGQQGPESTKYPQVIPLSVNGVQLNLSQGLQCEDTFQGSAARQKLRTPCISNQFSYPIANGRQLEVNYMPLLQTPLMATSLGGQQALTAENNISHSSKNNQPFVKKRKLASQKPQVGESSVGLNQCALEVRQRAANVENHHYEVGGKHQKGQVKQFQSPNDKVENAKSVNGFGGLPSVNGVGNIRHLVEPVTMKTNGGTTNSSFTCGPLGSNVHNTSPSEAGKTPSTLSLEATKSETVSNQPRGNTEGQSLDVQSHPLGLRLLTFPAYAPMPAAVSTFSSGGPSLPQYINQQGNGEDSYPGKRQNPKRTSPDLEWGKFLALSATPDTSAEVEETQTETLLPYQKRFMRLQAYLKQCDEPNQKYLKSLRTLSAAARSGHAVELETRAIMLSLEEGKEIHRMKILNVFAKNLSNEGDASLYDGA; encoded by the exons ATGGCGTCTGTTGTGGAGCCAGTGGCGCAAACCTCCACAGCTGGTTGCTTGGCAAAATCTCGTGATGTTTTCAGCCTGTCATATTCTGgcaagaagaaagaagtcacagatgCTCCATCCTCAGCTCCTAAAACTAATACAG CATTTTATTCTTTCAAGAGGCCTGTAGAAAACTTCTCAACTCCAAATATCGATGGTGCTGTTGACAGCTCTACAGCTCTGAATATTGATGGACATGTTGACAGGGCAAAATCCCTCTCT GGTAGCATCAATTCTGAATCTACTAATGGTAGTGAGGCTATTCAAGATAATGGACCTTCGACACCGATGCGCTACCTGGCAAAGCCAAAGCACGTTGAGACTCCAGACTCTGCTATTTCTCTTCCGGCCCTTTCACTAGCAACAGTTTCATGCTATGTAGACAAGGAGATGGTCAAACAGGCAAATGCCGAATTCAATAAAGTAGATTCACCTTTTGGCTGTTTGggaaagtttgacaaagaaccaCAGTCAATTATTAAGTCAGGCTCCTCTAATGTCCAAGGGGTTCTGGGCAATACATCTGAGATATCAAAGTTAACTGGCTCTGAAATTCAGCAAACAAATTTGAACATACATATGCCTGGTTTAACCCAGTCCCATATTCCTCAGTCTTGTAACTCTGTCAATTCTGCATTTAGCCAGCAGTCATCCACCATCATACCAGGAAAAGTAAACCCAATTAAATCTTCTGTTTCCAATACGAATAGTAAGCAGCAGATCATGTTCAATAATGGTCAACAGGGTCCTGAAAGCACCAAGTATCCACAAGTGATTCCTTTGTCAGTAAATGGAGTGCAACTTAACTTGAGTCAGGGTCTGCAGTGTGAAGATACATTTCAAGGAAGTGCAGCAAGACAGAAGCTTAGGACTCCTTGCATTTCTAACCAGTTTTCTTACCCCATTGCTAATGGACGACAATTGGAGGTAAACTATATGCCTCTGCTTCAGACTCCTTTGATGGCAACAAGCCTTGGTGGCCAACAGGCACTGACCGCTGAAAACAACATATCCCACAGCAGCAAAAATAATCAACCTTTTGTGAAGAAACGGAAGTTGGCTTCACAAAAACCTCAAGTAGGAGAGTCATCTGTAGGACTGAATCAGTGTGCTTTGGAGGTTAGACAGAGGGCAGCAAATGTTGAGAATCATCACTATGAAGTAGGAGGGAAACATCAGAAAGGGCAAGTAAAGCAGTTTCAATCACCAAATGATAAGGTTGAAAATGCCAAATCGGTAAATGGGTTTGGCGGTTTGCCCAGTGTTAATGGAGTTGGAAATATCAGGCATTTAGTAGAGCCTGTGACAATGAAAACAAATGGTGGTACAACAAATTCATCATTTACTTGTGGTCCTTTAGGGTCTAATGTGCACAACACCAGTCCTTCAGAGGCAGGAAAAACACCTTCAACCTTGTCCTTAGAAGCAACAAAATCTGAGACTGTTTCAAATCAACCAAGAGGAAATACTGAGGGACAGTCTTTGGATGTTCAATCCCATCCTCTTGGTTTAAGACTTCTCACATTTCCGGCATATGCCCCAATGCCAGCAGCTGTGTCAACCTTTTCGTCTGGGGGCCCTTCGCTTCCTCAGTACATTAATCAACAAGGTAATGGTGAAGATTCTTATCCAGGGAAGAGACAGAACCCAAAAAGAACTTCACCAGATTTAGAATGGGGCAAGTTTCTGGCCCTGTCTGCTACACCAGATACTTCTGCTGAGGTAGAAGAGACACAGACTGAAACTCTTCTTCCTTATCAGAAGCGTTTCATGCGACTGCAAGCTTATCTAAAGCAATGCGATGAACCAAATCAGAAGTACCTTAAAA GCCTTCGGACTTTGTCTGCTGCTGCTCGCAGTGGACATGCAGTTGAACTGGAAACCAGAGCCATCATGCTTTCTCTGGAAGAAG GTAAAGAGATACATAGGATGAAAATTCTGAATGTTTttgcaaagaatttatcaaatgAAGGAGATGCATCTCTCTATGACGGAGCCTAA